GAATTATTCAGAATTGGAACCTCTCACATGGGTGATGGAGAATAGGTTACGTCATTCAACTTTTCAGAATTTTGGAACGGACTACATGATATCACCATGATTAAAGAACCTCATGCATGACCAAACTTCTCAACAGAATTAGAAGATATAAAAACTCTTCAAAGATGTTTCCAAGCATCAAAGGTATCCTACATTCCTCTAGGGAAAAATTCAATTTTAGATTCTCTAATTAAAACTGCAAGATCTTTTTATagtgaattttgttttattagttgTTTTATTCCGGATTTGTTTGTTAAACCACCATAAATTTAAGTAACAGAAAtactatttaatataaaaagaacacaaatatactatatatttttcgtgaatgaaacaaaataacaaatagtTATCTTTGATCTGACTATTAGAAATTGAATTGACAGCTTCAGGGATGTTAATCCAACTATCACCTCCAAAATGATACAGTTCTAGTTCTGCTCTTCTTTACTTTGATCACCGATCATCCACCTCCTCGTCTCCCATCTAATCTAATCTCCCAGTAAGAGCATTATTATCCATGAGAACACTTCTAAAgttcttaaacaaaaaaatatcagtaTTAAAGTCTAATATACTTGAAATCTTTAATTTTAatcttgaaataaaaattagattaacTAAGAGTTGACAAGTGTCTTTTCGTGCTTTCAAAATTGTTTCAGAAGCTCTTCATTAAGAACACCATTACATCCCCTTTCttcactttttattattttgttttgtttaatagtGAGAACACATATGAGAACATATCTAAGAACATCCCATTGCAAATGCCCTTGACTTTTCGCTATCTCTATAATTGGATTCTGTTTTGCAATTTGATGTGTAAACTACTATTAGGGAAGTGTTagagatggattacatccctctACAACGCCCATCGAATAACAGGTCCTAATCCAGCAAGTCGGATCGATTTGGTCGGTTCGGTGGCTAAACCTATCGGCTTGACCTTAGAGTATTTTTAGCCGGTCGAGTAAGTCGGCTAAAAATGCCCGGCTTAGAGGGAGCCTTGTTCAGGTCCGTATACTCGGCCTCTCGCATCAAGGCCCAAAGGGACACGAAACTAGGACATCTGTAGCAGGAGTCCTATAAGAAGGGAAAAGGAAGCAACAAGAAATGAACTTTTGGGACCATTGAACACACtgagcggctagatctagggttttaggttaTATCTTTGATCTTGTTACTCTTCGATCTTGTTGCTCTTGAATCTTCTTGTCACTCTTGTAACCCTTCAAACCAGATCTAaataaaacgtctttagtcATCCCATTTCTGATTTCTTTCATCTTAGTCGACTGAATCCCGTTCAAACAGGAAGGTCCACAAAAGCTAaagctaaaagaaaaaaaagatacagAGCAAAGTAAATCATATCAAAACCTTGTGTCATCTACTCAACGTGTGGTTTTAGAGGTAGAGAAGTTCTCCCACCTTGTTCTTCCTTTTGTTGGGTCCTCCTTTACTTCATTGACCATAAGAGAAAGAAACGGCTAGGATCTCGCGTACGCAACTGGCGCAGACAAATCAGGACCGTTAAAAGTAACGCGTCCAAATATCTCAGTGTCCCATCTTTGTCCCCTTGCCTCTCACTTGCCCCCTCATCCTCCCGACAACGTCATAATTCCCATCTCCCTCCCCTTTAACCCTAATTTCAATGCACGTCTCAATGTATAAACTTATCTCTCTCCCTCCCCCATTTCTCAAAACCCAAGAAAAAAAACTCCATACCATTTCAAGAATCTTATCACAAAcccatcaagaagaagaaatataagCTAAAGAAGAGATTGTAAGTTTGAAATAAGAAGTAACAAGCGTCCGAGTGAGAGTATGGCGTATGAAGAAGTCATCAATGAGCTTAACCTTAAGGACACAGAGCTTCGTTTGGGATTGCCCGGAACAGATGAACAAGCAGAGGTTTCTTGCGTCAAAAGCAACAAACGTCAGTTTCATCAAAGCAACGACGAGCACAATCTAAAAGAAGAATATCCACCTCCTCCTGCCAAGTAAGTTGAGATCTGaagttctattttataaatctcattCACTAGAGTCTAGAGATGTACTAACGATGAATCTTTGTTTGCAAACTTCAGAACACAAATCGTTGGCTGGCCACCAGTGAGATCGAACCggaagaacaacaacaaaagtgtGAGTTATGTGAAAGTGAGTATGGACGGAGCTCCATATCTGCGTAAGATAGATCTCAAGATGTACAAAAACTATCATGAGCTTCTAAAAGCACTAGAGAACATGTTCAAGTTCACAATTGGTGAATATTCTGAGAGAGAAGGATACAAAGGATCTGGATTTGTACCGACTTATGAAGACAAAGATGGAGATTGGATGTTGGTGGGTGATGTTCCATGGGACATGTTCTCTTCATCTTGCCAAAAACTCAGAATCATGAAACGATCCGAAGCTCCTGCCTTTTGATCCTCTGTTTTCAAGGAAAccctttttgtttttggtaaaagttCCTCTTAGAGTCTCCTACTTAATTTCGAAATCTTTTAAGAAAAAGAGAAGTTGTGTACAATAGGAATAGACTGATCGACATAGTTTCAAATAGTTGTAACAGTAGGTTGTTAATTCTGTTATACCAGTTTTGATTATATAAGTTTATACTATATGATAATCTTATGCGATTGCACCAATTTACACATGAACGAATAAAAGTTTGTaacttttttgataaaaacaaatttccgctaaatttatttatgtgaaATTACATCAAGTGCAACGATAACAAGAATACGATGAATTACATAATTAATATGAAGGAACAATTATACATTTGACAATGATTTTTCGTTAGACGCCATATTTGTCATCATGAGTGTCAAACAGATTAACTTTATCAGTTTTTTTCAGCTTATTCACTCTCGATCTCTTACAAATTTCATGTTTGGTTATCATCCATAAAACAAAATGGAACTCCAAATCTTATATCACAACATAATCACTATAAACATCAAAAATTCCTTTTGTTGTATAATATTGATCAACTCCAAATtttgatcaaaatatatttttctaaaaaaattcaatatattgaTGCTTTCGAAAGGAAAAGAAATTGAAGTTGCCAACTTTCAAAGATACAAAGAACATGACCATACAACAAAAGAAATACACTTTCAGTTCTGAACCATTGTTTCTTCCATACCCATTCCCATGATTTCACTAATAGTTCTGTTTTGCTCATATATATTCCTAGGGGTTGGCGTTCGGATACCCGATCGGGTATTTCgaattttcgggtatttcggattttcgggtatttcggtatagggatagagaacccgttcggatatttctgtacttcgggtcgggttcggatatttttagttcgggttcggttattttgaatcgggttcggatatttagattttaaaagaagaaaaattaaatttttcatttttaagtttcttgtatttaaaaatatagatttcacttaactgattttttatttttatagattgaatgattaataggtttgaagataatatttcaaaaacaaatagatattaatttgggtattgtttttaaactttgaatgtaacttttgttaatacgTAAAACAAAaggtttgacatgcattttaaatgaatatcaaatcattttctccataattatatatatacttatgatcttaaaatatgtgaaacatcaatataaatattttttttaaaaatgagagatgtaaactagaaatataactatataagggtaagtatatatatgttcggttatcttcggatatccattcgggttcggatattatccattcgggttcggatatctaatctctcctaacttaatacccgttcgggtattttgctacttcgatTCGAATTTTTCAGATCGGGTTTGGATGCGGCTTCGGGTGTGGCTTCGGGTATCGGATAAAATATCCACCCCTATATATTCCTATACCATAATATATAGATTCTTACAGCTGTGCTGCTATTAATTCCTCTTTTTTTGGCCATTACACTCTCATCGTCAAATTGCAGTAGCCGAAAACAACTAGTAGCCTTAAATTCAACATATAACTTCTCCCACAGATTATCTTCCATTAATAAAAGGAAAATGAAAactgttatgaaccagattgtggatggctcataaccaaaagattatgatttgtaatctttccatttatctatgacggtgtaatctcctatctaaagaacctctatgttatgaataaaaatagatttttccaTTACTTTGCACAGCAAAAACTCGATTAAACCCGACCCTACCAGTATAATCACCGGAGAAAGCATCAACCAAAACAATAGTGATTTATTCTTCCGGAAAACAATTCCAGTCCctaaatttgataatttatgCCTAAAATAAAGTTTTGGAGATAAATGAAGAATATAAAATTCCAATAGAAGCACAATAATGGATGTGACATCGAAAGTTTGtaactttataatataaaagATAGAGATAGATGGCGAGAATCTATACGCACTCTGCACTCACTTGCTCCACTAATTTGGGATTTCACTTCCGTTCCTCCCATCGTCATCTTCGTCGCCTTATCTTCCCCAGAACTCTCACTCTTCCACACGCTAAAACCCAATCCTCGTAAGTGATCTATGGGTTTATCTGTTCAATCCAAAAGTCTCATCCTTTCTGTATGTTCTGTTCAGTGTCTGATTATATTGGTTGGTTCTGTTAAGACTGTGGATGATGAATCTTCTTACTGGAATCGTTTTGTAATCAATTAgagattttgtttgtttcagttGGACTCGAAGAAGGGTTGTATCCATGGATTCTTCTGGAACTGACTCGGCTAAGGAACTGCATGTTGGCTTGGACTCAGCTACTGAGGAAGAGTATGCCACACAGTCAAAGTTACTTCAAGAGTTCATGAGCATTCCCACCATTGACAAAGCTTGGATTCTCAGCTCTGATTCTGGTAATGACTCCAACTTGTAAACTTTGGAATCAAGATCATCTGACCAAATGAAACGATGATTTCACTTTTATAGGTAGTCAGGCAATAGTTGCCATGAGTCAAGCAAACCTTTTGGCTAATAAAAGGAGGAAGTTTATGTTATCTGCTCACATCTCCAAAGACGAAACTACAAGTAACCAATCTGTAAACTTTCACTGGGCTCCATTTCCGGTTGAGATGACTGGCGCATCGGCCTTTGTCCCCTCTCCATCAGGTCTGAAGCTCCTCGTGATTCGAAACCCTGAAAACGAGTCTCCTACAAAGTTTGAGATATGGAGTTCGTCTCAGCTAGACAAGGAGTTTCATATCCCACAGAAAGTTCATGGCTCTGTATACCTTGATGGATGGTACCAGACTTTTCCTTTTAGCTGTTTTTTAGCTATTGGAGAAGTGAGTAAAGGTTACGTGTGTGTGTATGATGCAGGTTTGAAGGGATCTCTTGGAACTCAGATGAGACTCGTGTTGCTTATGTCGCAGAGGAACCATCTCCTCCCAAACCTACATTTGACCATCTTGGTTATTACAAGAAAGAAACTTCTTCGGACAAGGATATTGGAAGCTGGAAAGGTCAAGGAGATTGGGAAGATGAATGGGGAGAAGCGTATGCCGGAAAAAAGCAGCCTGCCCTGTTTGTTATCGATGTTGACAGTGGAGAGGTGGAGCATATCAAAGGAGTTCCAAGATCGATAAGTGTCGGACAGGTTGTTTGGAGTCCAAACAGTAAAGGCTCCGCTCACTACTTAGTTTTCGCTGGATGGTTAGGAGATAAAAGAAAGCTTGGTCTCAAGCACTGCTACAATAGACCATGTGCCATTTACGCAGTTAGATGCCCAGAACCAAAGTGAGCTTTTGTTTTTGGCTTCTAGAAGACAACTTGATCACTCCtttatttcgaaaaagtatttgacAGAGAGTTTTGTCTTTACTTGTGTTCCAGAGATGATGCTAACGAAGCATTCCCTATTCATAATTTGACTAAAAGCATAAGCAGCGGTTTTTGCCCACGCTTCAGGTTTACATCTTATGACACTTTCTCTTGCCTTCTAAAAGCATTGTTCTCCTTGTTACTCTGTTTATCTAACTGAGCCATATGTTAAAAGACTTACTCTCTTCACCATACATTTATTTCCTTCTCTCACAGCAAAGATGGCAAGTATCTTCTGTTTTTATCCGCAAAGGCCGCTGTGGATTCTGGGGCACATTGTTCAACTGAGTCACTTCACAAGATTAGCTGGCCAAGCGATGGGAAACTTCCTGAATCAACTAATATCGTTGATGTGGTGCGATTTATATAGACCCTTTGTCTTTCTTTATCTCCCTATAGATGTTTTTAAACT
The window above is part of the Brassica napus cultivar Da-Ae chromosome C8, Da-Ae, whole genome shotgun sequence genome. Proteins encoded here:
- the LOC106413733 gene encoding auxin-responsive protein IAA1; this encodes MAYEEVINELNLKDTELRLGLPGTDEQAEVSCVKSNKRQFHQSNDEHNLKEEYPPPPAKTQIVGWPPVRSNRKNNNKSVSYVKVSMDGAPYLRKIDLKMYKNYHELLKALENMFKFTIGEYSEREGYKGSGFVPTYEDKDGDWMLVGDVPWDMFSSSCQKLRIMKRSEAPAF
- the LOC106415233 gene encoding acylamino-acid-releasing enzyme codes for the protein MARIYTHSALTCSTNLGFHFRSSHRHLRRLIFPRTLTLPHAKTQSSWTRRRVVSMDSSGTDSAKELHVGLDSATEEEYATQSKLLQEFMSIPTIDKAWILSSDSGSQAIVAMSQANLLANKRRKFMLSAHISKDETTSNQSVNFHWAPFPVEMTGASAFVPSPSGLKLLVIRNPENESPTKFEIWSSSQLDKEFHIPQKVHGSVYLDGWFEGISWNSDETRVAYVAEEPSPPKPTFDHLGYYKKETSSDKDIGSWKGQGDWEDEWGEAYAGKKQPALFVIDVDSGEVEHIKGVPRSISVGQVVWSPNSKGSAHYLVFAGWLGDKRKLGLKHCYNRPCAIYAVRCPEPKDDANEAFPIHNLTKSISSGFCPRFSKDGKYLLFLSAKAAVDSGAHCSTESLHKISWPSDGKLPESTNIVDVIEVVNCPDDGCFPGLYVTGLLSDPWLSDGHTLILSSYWRSCRVILSLNLISGELSRVSPNDSDFSWSVLALDGDNVVAVSSSPVSVTEIKYGKKVLDPSGKPSWHWSSIQKPIFKCSEKVTSGLSSLQFKILNVPVSNVSECLTEGAKIPFEAIYVSSSKTKENGKCDPLVVVLHGGPHTVAPCSFSKQLAYLCSIGYSLLIVNYRGSLGFGEDALQSVPGKIGSQDVNDVLSAVDHAVEMGLADRSRITVLGGSHGGFLTTHLIGQAPDKFVAAAARNPVCNIASMVGITDIPDWCFFEAYGDQTHYTEAPSPEDMSLFHQISPISYISKVKTPTLFLLGTADLRVPISNGFQYVRALKEKGVEVKALVFPNDNHSLDRPQTDYESFLNIAVWFNKYCKL